A window of Halobacillus naozhouensis genomic DNA:
TGGCCAGCAATGTCATTGGATGTTCCATCTTTATTATATTTACCGATGCGCGGTTTCAAAATAATTGTAGCAGCTAAAGCAGCCATCGCTCCTGTTAAATGAACTACAGTTGAACCGGCAAAGTCCTGCTTCCCATGCTCTGCTAACCAGCCACCTCCCCAAATCCAGTGAGCAATTACAGGATATACGACAACAGAAAATAATATCGCAAAAATAACATAGGCTGATAATTTAGCCCGCTCAGCAAATCCGCCGAATGCAATCGTCATAGCAATTGCAGCAAATGCCAGTTGAAAGAAGAAGTCTACAGATCCTGCCAGACCTTCACCCATGGTAGTCGCGTCACCATAAAAGAAATTCGAAAAACCTATTAAAGCATTTCCTTTTCCATAAATTAATCCATACCCTACAGCCCAAAAAACAAGTGATACAATACCGACCGTAAATACTGTCTTACCAGCAATATGCCCTGCATTCTTCATTCTTGTTGAGCCAGCCTCAAGTAAAATGAAACCACCTTGCATAAATAAAACGAGTATGGTGCAAATAACAATCCAAAGATTATTCATTAGAAAAATAGTGTCCATTAACACATAACTCCTTTGTGTAAGTTTTCTTAACATCATTCGTTATATATTAATGTATCAGTATCAAAGTATTCGCACAATAAATATGTGAGATAATCTAACAAGGTATTTTCCAAGCAAAAAACCCCATCCAATCATCTATTTGGACGAGGGGATGGGGTGTTCAATATTTAATTAGATAGAATTTCCTCAGCTATCAGCTTATATGACTGAATACGTTCGCCATAATCATAGGTAATTGTAATGATCATGATTTCATCCGCTAGATATAACCTTTGTAAGTCTATTAGGTTTTGCTTGACTGTCTTCGGATTACCAATTACCATTTTCTTCTTCATCTTCTCCAACTTTTTTTGCTCCTCAATACTAAACGAATATCGTTTGGCTTCCTCCACTGAAGGCACTCCTTTTCCTTCTTCTCCTTTACTACGTTGAATACCCCACAACAAACTACTCCGAGCTATTTCTTCTGCCCGTTCGCTTGTTTCTGAGCACATAACGGTTACGGCAAGAATACAGTGAGGCTGCTGCAACATACCGCTTTGTCTGAAATTGTGTTTATAAGTCTGTATAATCTCGGGATCATTGTTATTACTCATAAAGTGTCCAAATGCATAGGCAGTCCCTTTTCCTGCTGCGAGCAGGGCGCTTTTCTCACTTGTTCCTAGCATCCAAACTTCCGGCAGCACAGCAGGTCGAGGTGATGCAGATACTTTGGAAAACAAATGATCTGAGGGAAAATCATGATTCAGGAAGTGAAGAAGCTCATCAACGGATTCAGGCATTCTTCGGACTTGTTCCAAAAAGTTATCTGAGAGTGCCATTGTCGCTTCCGCAGAACCACCCGGAGCTCTCCCAATTCCAATATCAATACGTTCCGGGAATAAGGTAGCCAACATATTATAAGTTTCGGCAATTCTATATGGTTTATAATGGGGGAGCAAGACAGCTCCAGACCCAATTCGAATGGATTCTGTATTGGCTCCAATGTAACCTAACATGACCTCAGGGGCGGGACAGGAAAAACCCGCAATATCATGGTGCTCCGCAATCCAATAACGTTCAAATCCCAATACCTCCCCAATTTTTGCAAGTTTCATGGATTCTTTTAATGCTTGCTCAGCTGTTGTTCCTGAAGACACAGGAGATTGATCCAATATACTTAGTTTCACAACCGTCTTCCTCCCTTCTCTTAGGCGGCAGCTTCCGGAATATCCCTTCCTATTTAACAGTTAAATTCGATTAGATTTCCATCTGGGTCACTCACGAATACTTGATGCCAATCTGTTTGATTATTCGGTTTATCAACGATTTCGACCTGGTATCTTCGCATTCTTTTAATAAAGCTTTCCATATCCTGCACTCGGATGGCAAAATGACCGTCTCTTGAATCAATGGATGTGACACCTCTTAATGTTCTTCCCTCTTCATGTACAATTAAATGGATTTGCGTTTCTCCCACTTGGTACCATGCCCCGGAAAAATCAAAATCAGGGCGTTCTTCGCTTTCTTGAAACCCAAGCACCTCTCCGTAAAACCGCTTCGCTCTCTTAATATCTGTTACAAGCAATGATACATGATGAATACCTTCGTACATATTACCGACCCACTCCGTTTCATAATTTTAGCTGGTTATCCCATTTTAACACCTTTCTGATTATTTCAATGGTTTCTAGCTCCTAAAATTATTTAATAAATTGAAAAAGACGCTAACCACCTTCATATAAAATGGTGTCAGCGTCTTTTCTTCTAAATCTTCATGCAATTTTATCAGCTAGTCTAATAACCCCTCCAATAGTAAAACACTATGATGAAAGATACCCTCCTCGTTTCAAATAATCCACGATTACCTGAACGGATTCCTCTAACGTTTGCTGATCCGTTTCTATTAAGACCTCCGGATTAAGAGGTTCTTCGTAGGGGGCATCAATTCCGGTAAACCCTTTAATTTCACCAGCACGAGCTTTCTTATATAAACCTTTCGGGTCACGCTCCTCACACTCTTCTACATTGCACTTCACATAGACTTCGATAAATTCTTTCTCGTCTAGTAATTCCCTAGCTCTAGCTCGATCCACACGGTATGGAGAAATGAACGCCGTCAGAGTTACTAGACCTGCGTCAACCATCAGATTAGCCACCTCT
This region includes:
- a CDS encoding LLM class flavin-dependent oxidoreductase, giving the protein MKLSILDQSPVSSGTTAEQALKESMKLAKIGEVLGFERYWIAEHHDIAGFSCPAPEVMLGYIGANTESIRIGSGAVLLPHYKPYRIAETYNMLATLFPERIDIGIGRAPGGSAEATMALSDNFLEQVRRMPESVDELLHFLNHDFPSDHLFSKVSASPRPAVLPEVWMLGTSEKSALLAAGKGTAYAFGHFMSNNNDPEIIQTYKHNFRQSGMLQQPHCILAVTVMCSETSERAEEIARSSLLWGIQRSKGEEGKGVPSVEEAKRYSFSIEEQKKLEKMKKKMVIGNPKTVKQNLIDLQRLYLADEIMIITITYDYGERIQSYKLIAEEILSN
- a CDS encoding VOC family protein, with translation MYEGIHHVSLLVTDIKRAKRFYGEVLGFQESEERPDFDFSGAWYQVGETQIHLIVHEEGRTLRGVTSIDSRDGHFAIRVQDMESFIKRMRRYQVEIVDKPNNQTDWHQVFVSDPDGNLIEFNC
- the cysC gene encoding adenylyl-sulfate kinase, with product MTESTNIVWHDSEVTKLDRRKLNHHKSAALWFTGLSGSGKSTVSAALEKKLHGLGVHTYRLDGDNVRHGLNKNLGFSPEDRQENIRRIGEVANLMVDAGLVTLTAFISPYRVDRARARELLDEKEFIEVYVKCNVEECEERDPKGLYKKARAGEIKGFTGIDAPYEEPLNPEVLIETDQQTLEESVQVIVDYLKRGGYLSS